A single window of Corvus hawaiiensis isolate bCorHaw1 chromosome 22, bCorHaw1.pri.cur, whole genome shotgun sequence DNA harbors:
- the CAMK2N1 gene encoding calcium/calmodulin-dependent protein kinase II inhibitor 1, with translation MSEGPPYGEGQLAGDAAVGQLPFPVRLRGGDGLLAGGQGKRPPKLGQIGRSKRVVIEDDRIDDVLQNLSEKAPPGV, from the exons atGTCGGAGGGGCCGCCCTACGGCGAGGGGCAGCTGGCGGGGGACGCGGCCGTGGGGCAGCTCCCCTTCCCCGTTCGCCTCCGCGGCGGCGACGGGCTCCTGGCCGGCGGGCAGGGCAAGCGGCCGCCCAAGCTGGGGCAGATCGGCCGCAGCAAGAGAG TGGTTATTGAAGATGATAGAATTGATGATGTGCTGCAAAACCTCTCCGAAAAGGCCCCTCCCGGTGTTTAA